From the Paenibacillus sp. MMS20-IR301 genome, the window ACTTCGCCGAGCCCGATGGCGTACAGATCCACGCCGAAGATGGCCTGGTCTTCCAGTACGGCCCGCACGCCCGCAGCCTGTGCAGCATCTGCGCCAAGCGCAATTCCTTCAAGCTTCGCCTGCAGCGATTCCAGCAGCGGGTCCGGACTCAGCGAGAATACCGCGCCTTCATCGTTCACGCCGAGCAGGTATCTGCACCAGGCGGCGATCGCCAGCGGAATGGCGGTCAGCTGCTGCGGATCAAGCTCCTCCCGGCGGATGTACGCCTTGATCGTCTCCCCGAAGCGGATGCCGACCTTCTGGGAAGTGTCGGTAGCGATCCGCTGCGGCGTATCCGGGATGAACGGATTGGCGAAGCGCTCCTGCAGCACTTCATCCAGGAACTGCTTCGGACTCAGGATGCCCGGGTCAACGACAACCGGCAGCCCTTCGGTATAGCCAATAACCTCTACAAGCTTGCGCAGGGTAGCATCCTTCATCTCATCGGCGATCAGCGTATAGCCGAGCAGACAGCCGGTTACGGCAAGCGCCGTATGCAGCGGGTTAAGGCAGGTAGTAACCTTCATGGTCTCCACCTTGTTCACCGTATCACGGTCGGTGAAGATGATCCCGGCTTCTTCAAGCGCCGGACGGCCGTTCGTGAATTTGTCTTCAATGACCAGGTACTCGCTGATCTCAGCGTTAACGAACGGTGCGGTGTAGGTGTTCTTGGAGGTCACAATGACCTCCATGCCGCCGATCCCCTGCTCCAGCAGCGCGGCCTGAACGGTTTCAGACGGGCGCGGCGTGATTTTATCAATCATGGACAGCGGGAAGGTGATCTTCGACTCATCCTCAAGATAGGCAACGAATCCGTCCTCCACATGTCCCTTGGCCGCCCACTCCCTGGCAATAGTGACCATGCCGTTCTTCAGCTTGTCGCCGTTATGCGAGCAGTTGTCCATGCTGACGAAGGTCATCGGGTACTGGCCCTTCAGATAGCGGCGGTAGGCCAGCGAAGCAACGATGCTCATTGCATGAACCGGGTGAGCCGGACCGCCGGTAATATCCTTCTCCACGATGCCGAGATACTGGCCGTTCGGACCGGTGAGGGAGTAGCCTTTTTCCGTAATGGTGAAGCTGGCCATCTGCAGGCTCGGATGCTCGAATACAGCTGTCAGGCGGCTGTAATCGGCTTCCCGGGTTTGCTCTGCCGCAAGGCCTTCCACGATGCTGCTGACAATCCGCTTCTGGAAGTCGCCGCGCGCATTCATCAGGACGAGCAGCGTCAGGTTATCATAAGGCTTGTAGACCTTGTCAATCATCTCGAAGTCGAAGGTTTCAGCAGCAATAATACCGGTATCAGCCTTGCCGCTGTCGAGCAGCTTCTGATGGGCATTCGCCACGAACCCTCTGAAAATATTCCCCGCACCGAAATGAACCCATTCCGGCTTCTCCAGCGTATTCTGCGCTACTGCAGCAAAATCAAACTGCGGCAGCTCTACGCCTGCGGCTTCCCAGGCCTCGCGGCCCTCTATGCTGCTTCTGGTCAGATTCAGCATTTATTTCGCCCCCTTGGCATTCTCCAGGCTATCCCATACACCCAGCAGATACATAATACCCAGCGCTCTGTCGTAGAGGCCATAGCCCGGACGGCAGTTCTTCTCTTCGCCCCACAAGTGGCGGCCGTGGTCCGGACGCACATAACCGGTGTAGCCGTTCTCATGATACGCTTTAACGACCTCAGCCACATCCACACTGCCGTCCCGGCCGCGGTGCGATACCTCGATGAAATCACCGTTGTCGAACACCTTCACATTGCGGATATGTGCAAAATAAATCCGGTCGTGGAATTCACGGATCATCGCCGGCAGGTCGTTCTGCGGATTCGTTCCCAGTGAACCGGTGCAGAAGGTCAGGCCGTTATACGGGCTGTCAACCATGTCCAGGAACCGGCGGATGGAGTCGCGGCTGCGGATGATGCGCGGCAGGCCGAAGATCGGCCAGGCCGGATCGTCAGGGTGGATGGCCATGCGGATATCGACTTCTTCACAGACCGGAATGATGCGCTCCAGGAAATACTTCAGGTTGTCGAACAGAATATCCTCGGTAACATCGGCATACGCCGCGAACAGCTCATCCAGCTTGGCCAGACGTTCCGGCTCCCAGCCCGGCATAGTGAATTCTCCGGCGCCCTTCAGAATCCGGTCAACCATTTCGCGCGGATTATCGGTAATGGCAGCCTTTTCATAAAAGAGGGCGTTCGAGCCGTCCGGCAGCTCCTTATACAGCTCAGTACGGGTCCAGTCGAACACCGGCATGAAGTTGTAGCAGATCACTTTAACGCCAACCTTGGCCAGCTTGCGGATCGTATCGATATAAATGTCGATGTATTTGTCGCGGGACGGCAGTCCGATTTTGATATCATCATGAACGTTGACGCTCTCCACAACCGCTGTGCTGAAGCCTTTGGCGGTAATCTGGTCGGCCACCTTCTGAATTTCATCCATTTCCCAGACTTCCCCGGCCACCTTGTGGTGCAGCGACCAGACGATGCCCATTACCCCCGGAATTTGCCGCACATGGTCAAGGGTAATATTGTCATTGCCCTCACCATACCATCTCCAAGTCATATTCATTGTCATTTCCTCCTTGTGATTGAACATAAATACAAATAGAAGTGTTATGATCCCTTGAAAAGATTGATGTTACCGGAATCTGCTGATATGATATAATAATCTTGTATACAAGATGTGATTCGTAATGATCATAAAATAAGCCTGCATCTTTGTCAATGAAATTGTTATACCTTTTCTATATAATGAGTAAAGAAGAATATCGTACAGAAAGTTGGTCAATCCCATGACTTCCAAAAAAGAAATTATGACCTATCTGAAGCAGGAAATCCTCTCACTGGCGCTGAAGCCGGGGGATATCATCAGTGAAACGGTGCTGTCCGAACGGTTTCAGCTGTCGAGAACACCGATCCGGGATGTGCTGAAGCAGCTGTCCCTGGAGCATTACGTCGATATTTATCCTAAAAAAGGTAATCTGGTTTCATACATAGATCTCGAATCCGTCGAGCAGATCATCTACCTCCGCAATGTCCTGGAGAAGGAGATCATGAAGTCGCTGGCCGGCAATATTCCGCTGAAGGGGCTGCACGGGTTAAGGGAGAATCTCCAGCAGCAGCAAAAATGCATTGAACAGGCAGAGGGCGCCGAGTCATTTCTGCTGCTGGATGACCAGTTTCACCGGATGATGTTTGGCCTGGCCGGCCGTGAATTTCTCTGGGGGGTACTGCAGCAGTTTAATGTGCATTACATCCGCTACCGCAAGCTGCATATGCTGAAGGACGAGAAGCTGACAACCATTCAGCAGGAGCATCAGCAACTGCTGGATTATATTATGCAGGGGGATACTGCCGGTATTGATAAGCTGCTGCATCACCATCTCCGCGCCGATATTGATTCGATGAATTTTCAGGAGCATTTTGCCGGCTATATAAAAAAATAAACCGTCCGCAGCTTCCCGGCAGACGCCTGGTATCCTTGTACTCATGTGACATGAAGACAGGGATATTTGGCGTGGATACCTATAGCTTGGATCTCTGTTAAAGCGAACCGGTGTCCGGTTAAGCGTCTGGATATCCGGTTTTAGGCAGCTGGAATGGCAAAATTATGCTTGATTTGGGTAAATAAATGCTTGATTTGACAATGTCCCGCCTGCCTGGCGCATGTTAGCATGAACTGGTATACAAGCTGCTTATTAAGCCGGACTGAGGAGTAAGGAAGGAGATATTAACATGAGTCAACCAACTCAAAAGCGGGACAGCGGATACGAAGCCTGGTTAACCTATCCGGCGCTGCCGCAGGGTCAACTGCATAAAGAATATATGGAGTGGTGCGGAGCGGTCTCTGTCACCGAAGAGCATGAGACCATTCAGGCAGCGCTGAGCGAATGGCAGCGGGGGATCTTACTGATGCTGGGCACCGAATCCGTACAGGAGCCGCAGCCGGAAGGGTTCTGTGTAGCCTTTGGTACGTTCCAGGGCGGAAATACACTGATCCGGAATGTATTTGCCGAAATGAGTACTGACGCTGTAGGAGCGGAAGGGTTCGCCATCCGCACCAGCTTTGCCCATAAATGCATTGCCGTAGGGGCTGCGGCTCCTGCAGGGTTGCTGTATGGTGTCTTCCATCTCCTGCGCCTGCTCGGAAGCCAGAAGGAAATCGGGCAGCTGGATGAAATTGTGAATCCGGTGAATGCGCTGCGGATGATTAACCATTGGGATAATTTTGACGGCAGTGTGGAAAGGGGGTATTCCGGCCGGTCTTTCTTCTATGAGCATAACCGTTTTGTAGAGGATATGGGCAGAATCACTGATTATGCACGCTTGATGTCTACAGCAGGAATCAATGCGATTGCTATCAACAATGTGAATGTGCATGCACTGGAAACCTTGTTTATCTCTACTTATCTGCCTGAGGTTGCAAGAATAGCCGGAATATTTAGAACGTACGGCATCCGGTTGTTCCTGAGCGTGAACTTCGCCGGCCCGATGCATGAGGGAGAAGTAGGAAACGCCGATCCGCTGGATCCCGGAGTAAGACAGTGGTGGCAGAAGAAGGCGGCAGACATCTATAGGCTAATTCCTGATTTCGGCGGATTTGTCGTCAAGGCCGATTCGGAGAACCGTCCAGGCCCGTTCACTTACGGGCGGGATCATGCTGACGGTGCCAACATGCTGGCAGAAGCCTTGGAGCCGTTCGGCGGAATCGTTATCTGGCGCTGCTTCGTTTACAACTGCAAGCAGGACTGGCGTGACCGCAAGACCGACCGGGCGAGAGCGGCATTTGATCATTTCAAACCGCTTGACGGTAAATTCAAGGATAATGTTATTCTGCAGATCAAGAACGGGCCGATGGATTTCCAGGTTAGAGAGCCGGTATCCCCGTTGTTCGGAGCGCTTGAACAGACCAATCAGGTTATAGAGTTTCAGATTGCCCAGGAGTATACCGGACAACAGCGGCATGTCTGCTACCTGGTTCCGCAGTGGAAGGAGATTATGGAATTTGACACGCAGGCCAAGGGCGGAGCGGCACCTGTGAAGCATATTGTCGACGGATCAGTATGGGGCAACCGTTACAGTGGAGTGGCGGCGGTCTCAAGTGTGGGCAATGACCGGAACTGGACCGGCCATCTGCTGGCACAGGCAAATCTCTACGGATTCGGGCGGCTGGCCTGGAATCCGGAGCTGTCTTCCGAAGAAATTGCGGCAGAGTGGATCGCCTTGACCTTCGGATCGGATACAGATGTTGCCGGCGTAATCAGCCGCATCTTGCTCGATTCCTGGGAGATTTACGAATCTTATACGGCACCGCTTGGGGTTGGCTGGATGATTAATCCTGAGCATCACTACGGCCCGAATGTGGACGGTTATGAGTATTCACAGTGGGGCACCTATCATTATGCCGACCGGCAGGGAATCGGCGTAGACCGGACTACAGCTACGGGCACAGGATACAGCGCCCAGTATATGGGTAGCAATGCCCGGCGTTATGATTCGCTTGCAGCGTGCCCGGATGAGCTGCTGCTGTTCTTCCATCATGTGCCCTACACCCATGTGCTGCATTCCGGCAAAACCGTGATTCAGCATATCTACGACAGCCATTTTGCAGGGGCCGAACGCGCCGCCGGATTGCTGGAAGACTGGCGTACGCTGAAGAACAGGGTCGCGGAAGGATTGTATGTACAGGTTGAGGAGCGACTGCAGGGTCAGGCCGCACATGCCAGGGAATGGCGCGATCAGATCAACACTTACTTCTACCGCAAGAGCGGTATTGAAGATGCCGGAGGACGCAGAATCTATTAAGAGGGCCGGGAGGTGATCATGAAGATGAATCCCACGTTCGGGCAGGTAATCGGGCATTTAACGGCAGGGATCAGCCTGCTGGGCGACACGGTGGATAAGCTTGAGCCTGGAGCTCCGGAGACGGAGGTACAGGGAATAGTGACCGCCTTCTCCGCTTCACAATATGTAATCGAGCAGGCAGCGCTGCTTGGCGCGAATCTGATTATCTCACATGAAGGTGTCTATTACAGCCATCATGATAACCGTGAGGTACTGGAGAATGACCCGCTCTACCGGCAGAAGGCTGCGCTGATAGCCAGTACCGGGGTAAGCATATACCGCTTCCACGATGCGGTGCACCGCTATACTCCGGATGGTATTACCGAAGGGCTGCTGCGGGAGCTGGATTGGGAGCCGTACGTTGAGCAGCATCTGCCTCATGTAACGGTTCTCTCGGTGCCAGCCATGACGGTTTCCGAGATGGCCGGTTATTTGAAGAGGCAGCTGCAGATTCCTTATATCCGCGTGGCCGGTAATTTGTCAGCAGTTTGCAGCAGAGTTGGTGTACTGGTCGGTTATCGGGGAGGCGGAGCGCTGACGCTTCCTTTACTGGGGCAGGAGTCCCTTGATCTGATTATTGCCGGTGAAGGCCCGGAATGGGAGACCCCGGAATATATCCGGGATGCCGTCCGCCAGGGCCGGAACAAAAGTTTAATTATGCTAGGCCATGCCGAGAGTGAAGCGCCCGGGATGAAGCTGCTGGCCGAGCGGCTGAAGTCACGGTTTCCTGATGTGGGGGTCAGCTTTGTTCAGGACCAGCCTGTGTTTCAAATTGTGTAAGGGGGCTGGTTTATCTTTGGGTTTTTCCAGCAGTTACGACTCCAGCGCCTGAGTCATTTGTTCGAGTTTCTCACTGCTCATCTCGGTGGACTCGCCAAGTTCGCTCAGTTCCTGGCCACGGTGTTCCTGTTCTTCTTGTTTCTCTGCGGCCTCAATGCCCTCAAACAAAGCCTGTACCTTTTCTTGGAGTTTGGCCTTATGCCTACTAACCGCTTTGCCCCACACGAAAGTGTAACGATTCGCGTTGGCCTCGATCTTGGTGCCATCCACGAAGTAATGCTCTAGGGAAACGTATTTTTCGTCCGCAAGAAATTGAAGCACGGCGGTAAATACCGTTTCGAGGACATTCCTCATCCGCTGGGAACGAAAGCGATTAAGCGTGCGAAAATCGGGTCGCTGCCGTACGACCAGTCACATGAAAGGAATATTCTCTCGCACGGCTTTGGCGATTCGACGAGACGAATAGATACGCTGAGTGTAAGCGTAAATGATGACTATGGTAAGCATTTTAGAGTGATAGCTGTCGGAGCCG encodes:
- a CDS encoding GntR family transcriptional regulator — its product is MTSKKEIMTYLKQEILSLALKPGDIISETVLSERFQLSRTPIRDVLKQLSLEHYVDIYPKKGNLVSYIDLESVEQIIYLRNVLEKEIMKSLAGNIPLKGLHGLRENLQQQQKCIEQAEGAESFLLLDDQFHRMMFGLAGREFLWGVLQQFNVHYIRYRKLHMLKDEKLTTIQQEHQQLLDYIMQGDTAGIDKLLHHHLRADIDSMNFQEHFAGYIKK
- a CDS encoding alpha-glucuronidase family glycosyl hydrolase, translated to MSQPTQKRDSGYEAWLTYPALPQGQLHKEYMEWCGAVSVTEEHETIQAALSEWQRGILLMLGTESVQEPQPEGFCVAFGTFQGGNTLIRNVFAEMSTDAVGAEGFAIRTSFAHKCIAVGAAAPAGLLYGVFHLLRLLGSQKEIGQLDEIVNPVNALRMINHWDNFDGSVERGYSGRSFFYEHNRFVEDMGRITDYARLMSTAGINAIAINNVNVHALETLFISTYLPEVARIAGIFRTYGIRLFLSVNFAGPMHEGEVGNADPLDPGVRQWWQKKAADIYRLIPDFGGFVVKADSENRPGPFTYGRDHADGANMLAEALEPFGGIVIWRCFVYNCKQDWRDRKTDRARAAFDHFKPLDGKFKDNVILQIKNGPMDFQVREPVSPLFGALEQTNQVIEFQIAQEYTGQQRHVCYLVPQWKEIMEFDTQAKGGAAPVKHIVDGSVWGNRYSGVAAVSSVGNDRNWTGHLLAQANLYGFGRLAWNPELSSEEIAAEWIALTFGSDTDVAGVISRILLDSWEIYESYTAPLGVGWMINPEHHYGPNVDGYEYSQWGTYHYADRQGIGVDRTTATGTGYSAQYMGSNARRYDSLAACPDELLLFFHHVPYTHVLHSGKTVIQHIYDSHFAGAERAAGLLEDWRTLKNRVAEGLYVQVEERLQGQAAHAREWRDQINTYFYRKSGIEDAGGRRIY
- a CDS encoding Nif3-like dinuclear metal center hexameric protein, with protein sequence MNPTFGQVIGHLTAGISLLGDTVDKLEPGAPETEVQGIVTAFSASQYVIEQAALLGANLIISHEGVYYSHHDNREVLENDPLYRQKAALIASTGVSIYRFHDAVHRYTPDGITEGLLRELDWEPYVEQHLPHVTVLSVPAMTVSEMAGYLKRQLQIPYIRVAGNLSAVCSRVGVLVGYRGGGALTLPLLGQESLDLIIAGEGPEWETPEYIRDAVRQGRNKSLIMLGHAESEAPGMKLLAERLKSRFPDVGVSFVQDQPVFQIV
- a CDS encoding mannitol dehydrogenase family protein — translated: MLNLTRSSIEGREAWEAAGVELPQFDFAAVAQNTLEKPEWVHFGAGNIFRGFVANAHQKLLDSGKADTGIIAAETFDFEMIDKVYKPYDNLTLLVLMNARGDFQKRIVSSIVEGLAAEQTREADYSRLTAVFEHPSLQMASFTITEKGYSLTGPNGQYLGIVEKDITGGPAHPVHAMSIVASLAYRRYLKGQYPMTFVSMDNCSHNGDKLKNGMVTIAREWAAKGHVEDGFVAYLEDESKITFPLSMIDKITPRPSETVQAALLEQGIGGMEVIVTSKNTYTAPFVNAEISEYLVIEDKFTNGRPALEEAGIIFTDRDTVNKVETMKVTTCLNPLHTALAVTGCLLGYTLIADEMKDATLRKLVEVIGYTEGLPVVVDPGILSPKQFLDEVLQERFANPFIPDTPQRIATDTSQKVGIRFGETIKAYIRREELDPQQLTAIPLAIAAWCRYLLGVNDEGAVFSLSPDPLLESLQAKLEGIALGADAAQAAGVRAVLEDQAIFGVDLYAIGLGEVIQGMFAEMLAGPGAVRATLTKYIG
- the uxuA gene encoding mannonate dehydratase, yielding MNMTWRWYGEGNDNITLDHVRQIPGVMGIVWSLHHKVAGEVWEMDEIQKVADQITAKGFSTAVVESVNVHDDIKIGLPSRDKYIDIYIDTIRKLAKVGVKVICYNFMPVFDWTRTELYKELPDGSNALFYEKAAITDNPREMVDRILKGAGEFTMPGWEPERLAKLDELFAAYADVTEDILFDNLKYFLERIIPVCEEVDIRMAIHPDDPAWPIFGLPRIIRSRDSIRRFLDMVDSPYNGLTFCTGSLGTNPQNDLPAMIREFHDRIYFAHIRNVKVFDNGDFIEVSHRGRDGSVDVAEVVKAYHENGYTGYVRPDHGRHLWGEEKNCRPGYGLYDRALGIMYLLGVWDSLENAKGAK
- a CDS encoding transposase, whose product is MDLEEDIPKNHLVRVVNAAVNRLDYSIFDAAYPGGGSDSYHSKMLTIVIIYAYTQRIYSSRRIAKAVRENIPFM